In Drosophila santomea strain STO CAGO 1482 unplaced genomic scaffold, Prin_Dsan_1.1 Segkk69_quiver_pilon_scaf, whole genome shotgun sequence, a single window of DNA contains:
- the LOC120457639 gene encoding uncharacterized protein LOC120457639 → MPDTILNQFSVQQLKKWLGALGRQTSGTKAELIGRLQAISPEKRGDPPSNNGSATEATDGAASQLAQRELQEGDTPATPLDAQSAASETLESLDLEQLSLVDAEKATLQKIRDEIDANMAVLQSIYTEIDEANKNKSVHAGQAHDVIENNIENDGNVNMCANSTNVKANSTKVTITADNMIGGDTSVGKETASSDDQRQSTNVNKLLESPAAALALAKEVTMEYDGSVCVRNWVTQFQNIGKIYNLDDGCLHMLLIAKLKGSAQRWLHANTTRILESTDQLCKQLIVSFGVKMSKGELRSAFQKREWRSEEKFAAYFEDKMMLANDINIDLEELLENIIEGIPAPALRNQARIQCFSEPMQVLRAFSEVRLPKHKPDNSSPKRFYEGGPAKKDLRCANCNSKGHFAKECLKPKREPGSCYACGAFGHFVGQCPERKSANINNYNAS, encoded by the exons ATGCCTGACACCATATTAAATCAATTCTCGGTGCAACAACTAAAAAAATGGTTGGGAGCCCTTGGACGCCAAACTTCCGGCACTAAAGCGGAGTTGATAGGGCGTCTCCAAGCCATTTCTCCGGAAAAACGTGGCGATCCACCGTCAAACAACGGATCAGCAACGGAAGCAACGGATGGAGCTGCATCGCAGCTAGCACAACGAGAGCTGCAAGAGGGAGACACACCAGCGACCCCGTTAGACGCGCAATCGGCGGCGTCAGAGACCCTAGAAAGTCTGGATTTGGAGCAGTTATCGCTAGTGGATGCCGAAAAAGCCACCCTGCAGAAAATTCGTGACGAAATAGATGCAAACATGGCCGTGTTGCAGAGCATTTACACAGAAATCGACGAGGCGAACAAGAACAAGTCCGTTCATGCTGGGCAAGCCCATGACGTCATCGAAAATAACATTGAAAATGATGGCAATGTTAACATGTGCGCTAACAGCACCAATGTCAAAGCTAACAGCACCAAAGTGACCATCACTGCCGATAACATGATCGGGGGAGATACCAGTGTTGGAAAGGAGACCGCTAGCAGTGATGATCAACGCCAGAGtacaaatgtaaacaaactctTGGaatcgccagcagcagcgcttGCCTTGGCAAAAGAGGTCACCATGGAGTACGACGgcagcgtgtgtgtgcgtaattGGGTCACACAGTTCCAGAACATCGGCAAGATCTACAATTTGGACGACGGCTGCTTGCATATGCTTCTAATTGCCAAGCTGAAAGGGAGTGCACAACGTTGGCTGCACGCAAACACCACGCGAATTCTGGAGTCAACCGATCAGCTGTGTAAGCAGTTAATTGTGTCATTTGGGGTCAAAATGTCCAAAGGAGAATTGAGGAGCGCATTCCAAAAGCGCGAATGGCGTTCAGAGGAGAAATTTGCGGCTTATTTCGAGGACAAGATGATGCTGGCCAACGATATCAACATCGATCTGGAGGAACTCCTGGAAAACATTATCGAAGGAATTCCGGCACCAGCGCTACGCAATCAGGCCCGCATACAGTGCTTTTCCGAACCGATGCAGGTTTTGAGAGCCTTCTCGGAAGTACGTCTGCCAAAGCACAAGCCGGATAATAGTTCGCCAAAACGCTTCTATGAAGGAGGCCCAGCTAAGAAGGATCTGCGTTGCGCCAACTGCAACTCAAAAGGACACTTCGCCAAGGAGTGCCTGAAGCCGAAGAGAGAGCCCGGATCCTGCTACGCTTGTGGAGCGTTCGGACACTTCGTCGGACAATGCCCGGAGCGCAAGAGCGCCAATATCAACAATTAT AATGCCTCATAG